In a single window of the Halobaculum lipolyticum genome:
- a CDS encoding electron transfer flavoprotein subunit beta/FixA family protein: protein MHTVVLTKGVPDFREGMVSFDEDGHLERGNTPTVMNPNDEHALRAALQTRVRHGGRVTVASMGPPGYEDVLREAMESVYADDCVLVSDKEFAAADTWATAITLATAIDHLGDPDLVFAGFKTADGETGHTGPQTCWCLDAPIVTHVVALDVDPDEGTLRAKRLVEGDVAEIETVETALPAVVVADPEFEPTYRTARQRLERKRLRATARERAADIDDHVTYWDHEDLNLDPDYVGLDGSPTIVSSVDPIPRAPAEREATAVDPADPEALGAVVDELTPYAGSD from the coding sequence ATGCACACAGTCGTACTGACGAAGGGCGTGCCCGACTTCCGCGAGGGGATGGTGTCGTTCGACGAGGACGGCCACCTCGAGCGCGGCAACACGCCGACGGTGATGAACCCGAACGACGAACACGCGCTGCGTGCGGCCCTCCAGACCCGTGTCCGCCACGGCGGCCGGGTGACCGTGGCGAGCATGGGACCGCCCGGCTACGAGGACGTGTTGCGCGAGGCGATGGAGTCGGTGTACGCCGACGACTGCGTCCTCGTCTCGGACAAGGAGTTCGCCGCCGCCGACACCTGGGCGACGGCGATCACGCTGGCGACGGCCATCGACCACCTCGGGGACCCGGATCTGGTGTTCGCGGGGTTCAAGACCGCCGACGGTGAGACCGGCCACACCGGGCCGCAGACGTGTTGGTGTCTCGACGCGCCGATCGTCACCCACGTCGTCGCGCTCGACGTCGACCCCGACGAGGGGACGCTGCGGGCGAAGCGACTCGTCGAGGGCGACGTCGCGGAGATCGAGACGGTCGAGACGGCGCTGCCGGCGGTCGTCGTCGCCGACCCGGAGTTCGAACCGACCTACCGGACGGCGCGCCAGCGACTCGAACGCAAGCGACTGCGGGCGACGGCGCGCGAACGCGCCGCCGACATCGACGACCACGTCACTTACTGGGACCACGAGGACCTGAACCTCGACCCCGACTACGTCGGGCTGGACGGCTCGCCCACCATCGTCTCGTCGGTCGACCCGATCCCGCGGGCGCCCGCCGAGCGCGAGGCGACCGCCGTCGACCCCGCGGACCCGGAGGCGTTGGGCGCGGTCGTCGACGAGTTGACGCCGTACGCGGGGAGCGACTGA
- a CDS encoding 4Fe-4S dicluster domain-containing protein, with protein MPIDPNFEETRERVDDHEGHAVWGPVEEPERRGIHGTHVAVDFDVCLADGACLADCPVDVFEWVDTPGHPESELKADPAHEDQCIDCMICVDVCPVDAIDVDAGRAGRL; from the coding sequence ATGCCCATCGATCCGAACTTCGAGGAGACCCGCGAGCGCGTCGACGACCACGAGGGACACGCGGTGTGGGGACCCGTCGAGGAACCCGAGCGGCGCGGGATCCACGGCACCCACGTCGCCGTCGACTTCGACGTGTGTCTGGCCGACGGCGCCTGTCTCGCCGACTGCCCGGTCGACGTGTTCGAGTGGGTCGACACGCCCGGCCACCCCGAGAGCGAGTTGAAAGCCGACCCCGCCCACGAGGACCAGTGCATCGACTGCATGATCTGCGTCGACGTCTGTCCGGTCGACGCCATCGACGTCGACGCCGGGCGCGCCGGCCGGCTCTGA
- the tmcA gene encoding tRNA(Met) cytidine acetyltransferase TmcA, giving the protein MDIGTLAAALRAEARRTDQRRLLVLHGERDACIDAAFTAVEAADVADGETTILSTREGFRFERHRPKHAGRLLGTTREAVILDAFGEFSPNAVGRSVGAVDGGGLYVLLAPPLEEWLDRRGDFDESLAVPPFGLDDVSGRFRTRFVETLRTHPGVAVVAVGTDDGDGDATEDVVERDGLTGDDAATPAPGPTTPADAAFPAAAYESCLTRDQSRALSALERLRHPGPAGSAVVVEADRGRGKSSAAGLAAAALAAEGRDVLVTAPAFGGAAALFERARALLDDLGVPLAVDEDRRIELATDAGGGRVRFRPPAAAVAEAGTVDVVVADEAAALPVRLLSGLLDAPATAFVTTVHGYEGAGRGFSVRFRGRLDDADRRVTDVRMDAPIRYARGDPVEAWAFRALLLDARPSVDAAVADATPDSVAYRVLDGDELLADEHLLSAAFGLLVAAHYRTEPDDLARLLDAPNLSVRALVHDGHVVSVAMLAREGGLDGTTREAMYDGERVRGNMLPDVLTSQLRDPDAAAPRGVRVVRIATHHAVRSRGLGSLLLDEVAAELGDDVDYLGTGFGATPELLDFWRDNGYRTVHLATTRNDASGEHSALMVRPTSDAGRAFAGRHARWFRERVGAVLSDALSDLDADVVRGALAACDAPGDPVVDVSAYEWRLTVAAAYGPGLADMAPRPFRRLALAHLLDGDADLSDRAERLLVRKVLQAREWEAVTEELDYVSTAECMRSLGRALQPLVDRYGDEAAFAERARYE; this is encoded by the coding sequence ATGGACATCGGCACGCTCGCGGCCGCCCTCCGCGCCGAGGCGCGCCGGACCGACCAGCGGCGCCTGCTCGTGCTCCACGGCGAGCGCGACGCCTGCATCGACGCCGCCTTCACCGCCGTCGAGGCGGCCGACGTCGCCGACGGGGAGACGACCATCCTCTCCACGCGCGAGGGGTTCCGGTTCGAGCGCCACCGGCCGAAACACGCCGGTCGGCTGCTCGGCACCACGCGCGAGGCGGTGATCCTCGACGCCTTCGGCGAGTTCTCCCCCAACGCCGTCGGCCGGTCGGTCGGCGCCGTCGACGGCGGAGGGTTGTACGTCCTCCTCGCGCCGCCGCTGGAGGAGTGGCTCGACCGCCGCGGCGACTTCGACGAGTCGCTCGCCGTCCCCCCGTTCGGACTGGACGACGTCTCCGGACGGTTCCGCACGCGGTTCGTCGAGACGCTCCGCACGCACCCGGGCGTGGCGGTCGTCGCGGTCGGCACCGACGACGGCGACGGCGACGCCACCGAAGACGTGGTCGAGCGCGACGGACTCACCGGCGACGACGCCGCGACGCCCGCGCCCGGTCCCACGACGCCGGCGGACGCCGCGTTCCCGGCGGCCGCCTACGAGTCGTGTCTCACGCGCGACCAGTCGCGGGCGCTGTCGGCGCTGGAACGGCTCCGCCACCCCGGGCCGGCGGGGTCGGCGGTCGTCGTGGAGGCCGACCGCGGCCGCGGGAAGTCCAGCGCCGCGGGGCTGGCCGCGGCCGCCCTCGCGGCGGAGGGGCGGGACGTGCTCGTCACCGCGCCCGCCTTCGGCGGCGCCGCGGCGCTGTTCGAGCGCGCCCGCGCCCTGCTCGACGACCTCGGCGTTCCGCTCGCGGTCGACGAGGACCGCCGGATCGAACTCGCGACCGACGCGGGCGGCGGCCGCGTTCGCTTCCGCCCGCCCGCGGCGGCGGTCGCGGAAGCCGGCACCGTCGACGTCGTCGTCGCCGACGAGGCGGCCGCGCTCCCGGTGCGTCTCCTGTCGGGGCTGCTCGACGCCCCCGCGACGGCGTTCGTGACGACCGTCCACGGCTACGAGGGCGCCGGACGGGGGTTCTCCGTGCGCTTCCGCGGTCGCCTCGACGACGCCGACCGGCGCGTGACCGACGTGCGGATGGACGCCCCCATCCGGTACGCCCGCGGCGACCCGGTGGAAGCGTGGGCGTTCCGCGCGCTCCTCCTCGACGCGCGACCGTCCGTCGACGCCGCCGTCGCCGACGCGACCCCCGACTCCGTCGCCTACCGCGTCCTCGACGGCGACGAACTCCTCGCCGACGAGCACCTCCTCTCGGCCGCGTTCGGCCTGCTCGTGGCCGCCCACTACCGGACGGAGCCGGACGACCTCGCGCGCCTGCTCGACGCGCCGAACCTCTCGGTGCGGGCGCTGGTCCACGACGGGCACGTCGTCTCGGTCGCGATGCTCGCCCGCGAGGGGGGTCTCGACGGGACGACCCGCGAGGCGATGTACGACGGCGAGCGCGTCCGCGGCAACATGCTCCCGGACGTGCTGACGAGCCAACTCCGCGACCCGGACGCCGCCGCGCCGCGGGGCGTTCGGGTCGTCCGGATCGCGACACATCATGCGGTCCGGAGCCGCGGTCTCGGCTCGCTGCTCCTCGACGAGGTCGCCGCCGAACTCGGGGACGACGTGGACTACCTCGGCACCGGGTTCGGCGCGACGCCGGAACTGCTCGACTTCTGGCGCGACAACGGCTACCGGACGGTCCACCTCGCGACCACCCGCAACGACGCGAGCGGCGAACACTCGGCGCTCATGGTGCGGCCGACGAGCGACGCGGGCCGCGCGTTCGCCGGCCGCCACGCCCGCTGGTTCCGCGAGCGCGTCGGCGCCGTCCTCTCGGACGCGCTCTCGGATCTCGACGCGGACGTGGTTCGGGGCGCGCTCGCCGCCTGCGACGCCCCCGGCGACCCAGTCGTCGACGTCTCCGCCTACGAGTGGCGCCTGACGGTCGCGGCGGCGTACGGTCCCGGACTGGCGGACATGGCGCCCCGGCCGTTCCGCCGCCTCGCGCTCGCGCACCTGCTCGACGGCGACGCCGACCTCTCCGACCGCGCCGAGCGCCTGCTCGTCCGGAAGGTGTTGCAGGCCCGCGAGTGGGAGGCGGTCACCGAGGAACTGGACTACGTCTCGACCGCCGAGTGCATGCGGTCGCTCGGGCGCGCACTCCAGCCGCTGGTGGACCGCTACGGCGACGAGGCGGCGTTCGCTGAGCGCGCGCGCTACGAGTAG
- a CDS encoding DUF456 domain-containing protein, whose amino-acid sequence MVDLVTVLALALLVGAVVGSVVPLVPAGPLSVAGVLLYYLFAPASAPPLWTGWLVVFVVVGATAFAVEHLGGPLASKAGGAETSTMVLAGVASLALFFLVGPLGIVVGTVGVVLAAELRAGKELRPAARAAAFTVAGLLASSVAQFVLTLSILAGFVLFVFVL is encoded by the coding sequence ATGGTCGACCTCGTGACGGTCCTCGCGCTCGCCCTCCTCGTCGGCGCCGTCGTCGGCAGCGTCGTCCCGCTGGTTCCGGCGGGACCGCTGTCGGTCGCGGGCGTGCTCCTCTACTACCTGTTCGCGCCAGCCTCGGCGCCCCCGCTGTGGACCGGCTGGCTCGTCGTGTTCGTCGTCGTCGGAGCGACCGCCTTCGCCGTCGAACACCTCGGCGGCCCGCTCGCGTCGAAGGCCGGCGGCGCCGAGACGTCGACGATGGTCCTCGCGGGGGTCGCGTCGCTGGCGCTGTTCTTCCTCGTCGGCCCGCTCGGCATCGTCGTCGGCACCGTCGGAGTCGTGCTCGCCGCCGAACTCCGAGCGGGCAAGGAGCTCCGACCGGCCGCCCGCGCCGCCGCGTTCACCGTCGCGGGACTCCTCGCCTCCTCGGTCGCGCAGTTCGTCCTCACCCTGTCGATACTCGCGGGCTTCGTGCTGTTCGTGTTCGTGCTCTGA
- a CDS encoding amidase — protein MTGEPRSDAARRARRYAERVRRLPGDDTAPAFAPATPARRRDPYDAFATPARAPRLSEGSLSDLRVATKDNVAVAGLVHDAGTGSLGWEPDADAAVVERLRAAGAEFVGTTRMDALALGVTGEACRAGPTENPAAEGCVPGGSSSGSAAAVAGDLADVAVGTDTGGSVRLPAAFCGVVGVKPTYDRVPRTGVLDLAPTLDHVGVLARDVTTAARALDAVSGADPLRPTTAAATTTRALATLEDPLGRLRVGVPEAFVEGADPRVTAAFEATVADLTGLPGVTVERLAFPEHADAAFVNQVHTLAEFARLVEAGGRPVGDGRADGARGALPADVADADVPERVERLVATGRALNRGTDAYADAWDARRRLIRRTQACLDRVDVLVTPTAPVPAPGFGAVGDGFGDAADGSGADAPGGAALSPGDLLANTAPFNCTGNPAVSVPTGTVEGLPIGIQVVGQLGADETALRVARTVESVADETA, from the coding sequence ATGACCGGCGAGCCGCGGTCCGACGCCGCACGGAGAGCGCGCCGGTACGCCGAGCGCGTCCGCCGGCTCCCCGGCGACGACACCGCCCCCGCGTTCGCTCCGGCGACGCCCGCCCGGCGCCGGGACCCGTACGACGCGTTCGCGACGCCGGCGCGTGCCCCCCGACTCTCGGAGGGGTCGCTGTCGGACCTCCGGGTCGCGACGAAGGACAACGTCGCCGTCGCGGGACTGGTCCACGACGCCGGCACCGGGAGCCTCGGCTGGGAGCCGGACGCCGACGCCGCCGTCGTGGAGCGCCTCCGCGCCGCCGGCGCCGAGTTCGTCGGCACGACCCGAATGGACGCGCTGGCGCTCGGCGTCACCGGCGAGGCGTGTCGCGCCGGGCCGACGGAGAACCCGGCCGCCGAGGGGTGCGTGCCCGGCGGCTCCTCCAGCGGGTCGGCGGCGGCGGTCGCGGGCGACCTCGCGGACGTCGCGGTCGGCACCGACACCGGCGGCAGCGTCCGCCTGCCGGCGGCCTTCTGCGGCGTCGTCGGCGTGAAGCCGACGTACGACCGCGTCCCGCGAACCGGCGTGCTCGATCTGGCGCCGACGCTCGACCACGTCGGCGTGCTCGCGCGCGACGTGACGACCGCGGCGCGGGCGCTCGATGCGGTGTCGGGCGCCGACCCGCTCCGCCCGACGACGGCGGCCGCGACCACGACGCGGGCGCTGGCGACACTGGAGGACCCGCTCGGTCGGCTGAGGGTGGGCGTCCCCGAGGCGTTCGTCGAGGGTGCCGACCCCCGTGTCACCGCCGCGTTCGAAGCGACCGTGGCGGATCTGACGGGTCTCCCGGGCGTCACCGTCGAACGCCTCGCGTTCCCGGAACACGCCGACGCCGCGTTCGTGAACCAGGTCCACACGCTCGCGGAGTTCGCGCGGCTGGTCGAGGCGGGCGGCCGACCGGTCGGCGACGGGCGCGCGGACGGGGCACGGGGAGCGCTCCCGGCCGACGTCGCCGACGCGGACGTCCCCGAGCGCGTCGAACGGCTCGTCGCCACGGGCCGGGCGCTGAACCGCGGGACCGACGCCTACGCCGACGCGTGGGACGCCCGTCGACGGCTGATCCGCCGGACTCAGGCGTGTCTCGACCGTGTCGACGTGCTCGTGACGCCGACCGCGCCGGTGCCCGCCCCCGGATTCGGCGCGGTCGGCGACGGTTTCGGCGACGCCGCCGACGGCTCCGGCGCCGACGCTCCCGGCGGAGCGGCGCTGTCGCCCGGCGACCTGCTCGCGAACACGGCGCCGTTCAACTGCACCGGCAACCCCGCGGTGTCGGTGCCGACGGGGACGGTCGAGGGGCTGCCGATCGGGATCCAAGTCGTGGGGCAGTTGGGCGCCGACGAGACCGCACTCCGGGTGGCGCGCACGGTCGAATCCGTCGCCGACGAGACGGCGTAG
- a CDS encoding 3-keto-5-aminohexanoate cleavage protein: protein MTYQEYLDGKPVVVTAALTGGIQGKEAHPDLPETPEEIAEAAAAVEAAGAAVVHLHARRDNGERAFSTERFQAVTDAVRDATDDVIVQHSTGGTAAPDALRAEPLRTDPAPEMASLDMGPMNRGRRLTSENTRDTVDGLHAEMRERGIKPELEVFNNGHLNESFRILDELADPPYLNLIFGPGTLAPPSPANLQRMVDQLPEGTEFNVIGFGPHQLPLTTQSLLLGGHVRVGLEDNSYLRKGELATNEALVERTVRIAEELGRPVASPAAAREMLGVESRR from the coding sequence ATGACGTACCAGGAGTACCTCGACGGCAAGCCCGTCGTCGTCACCGCCGCCCTCACGGGCGGCATCCAAGGGAAGGAAGCCCACCCGGACCTGCCGGAGACGCCCGAGGAGATAGCCGAGGCCGCCGCGGCGGTCGAAGCCGCCGGCGCGGCGGTCGTCCACCTCCACGCCCGCCGCGACAACGGCGAGCGGGCGTTCTCGACCGAGCGGTTCCAGGCGGTGACCGACGCCGTCCGCGACGCCACCGACGACGTGATCGTCCAGCACTCGACCGGCGGCACGGCGGCGCCGGACGCGCTCCGGGCGGAGCCGTTGCGCACCGACCCGGCGCCGGAGATGGCGAGCCTCGACATGGGACCGATGAACCGCGGGCGGCGGCTGACGAGCGAGAACACCCGCGACACCGTCGACGGCCTGCACGCCGAGATGCGCGAGCGCGGGATCAAACCCGAGTTGGAGGTGTTCAACAACGGCCACCTCAACGAGTCGTTCCGGATCCTCGACGAGCTCGCCGACCCGCCGTACCTCAACCTCATCTTCGGCCCGGGGACGCTCGCGCCGCCGTCGCCCGCGAACCTCCAGCGGATGGTCGACCAGCTCCCGGAGGGGACGGAGTTCAACGTCATCGGGTTCGGTCCCCACCAGCTCCCGTTGACGACGCAGTCGCTGCTGCTGGGCGGCCACGTGCGCGTCGGGCTGGAGGACAACAGCTACCTCCGGAAGGGGGAGCTGGCGACGAACGAGGCGCTCGTCGAGCGGACCGTCCGGATCGCCGAGGAACTGGGGCGACCAGTCGCGTCGCCGGCGGCGGCGCGCGAGATGCTCGGCGTGGAGTCGCGGCGCTGA